ATGTCGCCGCGCTGCGGCTCGTGGAAGCGGTACGTCAGCTTGTCGACCATCAGGCGCTCGCCGTCGTGCAAGGTGGGCAGCATGGAATTGCCCTCGACGGTAAACGCCCGGGCCACGAACGTCATGATGAGCAGAGCCAGGATCGCGGCACCCGCCACCGTCTTGAGCAGCTCCACCACCGCTGCTCCGATGGCCCGGCCGGGCTGAGCGGCTCCAGGGGTGCTCCGCCTCCGGCCGGCGGGCCGCACGCCCCGTGGGGTCGGCGCGGAACCCATCCTGTCAGTCCTCTCGGAAGGCGACGGATTTTGGCTTCAACGCGCCGAGCTTTCGCCCCGGTGGCCCGGCGATCCTCCCGGGTGCGACAGGATGCCGCAGGCAGGGCAGCCGTCGGGCGAGGCCCTTGGCTCAGACGTCCCAGAGGCAGCGCTGCCGCACGGCGTTGTAAAGGGGCGCGGTCCGCAGGAAGCCCTCCCGGTCCCGGCGGCGCAGCTGCTCCTCGATCTCCTGGCGGAGCGTGATGGCGAGCAGCAACAGATCCACCTGCTCCCGGACGATCTCCGCCAGCGCGGCCTCGACGCGGCGACGTTGCTCGCCCTTGACCGGCATGGCAGGGTTGGGCTCCAGCACCGCCCGGTACCAGGGCGGCACCTCCGAGGCGAAGGAGAAGACCGCGTAGAGGCGCCCGCGCAGGTGCTGCAGGGCTTCGATGGCCTGGATGGGGTCGTGGACGTGGAGGGCGCAGGTGCGGTGGAGCTGGCGCACGAGTCGCCCGTTGACGATGCTGACCTCCTCGCGCTGGTGGGCGCCCAGCTCGAGTTCGAAACCCGCCTCGGGGCTGCCGTCCTCGGCGATGAGGACGGTGTTGGGCAGGAAGTCGCGCTCCGAGACGAAGCTGATCCGCTCGAGCAGCCCCGGCGCCTCCAGCAGGTGCTGGAGGAAGTAGAGGCTGGCCGGATTCTTCAACGGCAATCGACTGAATCGGAAGATCGCCTCTCGCTTGGCCT
This genomic interval from Limnochorda sp. LNt contains the following:
- a CDS encoding YpiB family protein: MKNPASLYFLQHLLEAPGLLERISFVSERDFLPNTVLIAEDGSPEAGFELELGAHQREEVSIVNGRLVRQLHRTCALHVHDPIQAIEALQHLRGRLYAVFSFASEVPPWYRAVLEPNPAMPVKGEQRRRVEAALAEIVREQVDLLLLAITLRQEIEEQLRRRDREGFLRTAPLYNAVRQRCLWDV